AGGCAGGAAGGAAAAaacgaaaacaaaaaaacaaaattcatGTTAACcagaataaaagtaaaaaaggaTGAAATTATAAAATTCAGATTATATGTAAAAaatctatatagatatataatacCTATTAATGCtacctaataaaagccctgtgtgcctgcactgtgtccgtgcgtgtgtgccgattacaAAGTTTGCATGCGCGGCGCACCGGCCAATAGAATCACAGCGCAACACACACCGCCCAGACCGCCCACATCAGCGCGCACTGGCCAATGAAAACTCGGCGCACCTCAGGCCTCCTGGACCACCCACAGCTGTCCTATCAAAGCCGCCCCACACGCCCCCCTACTGCCCACAATTGCACCGGCCAATAAACACACGGCGCAACTCAGTTCTCCTGGACCGCCCACAGCAGTACGCCGTTATTATTGTGTGCTGTGTCAGTTTGAGCGCCGCCATTACATGAAACAGAAGCACCGCCattacacacagacacacacacagcagctgctgctgccagcagtattagccaccagttgctgccagtggtctcagcaccaccagtcagtgccagccatctcagccatcagtgaCTGCCACCAGTAATAGTGccggcagtctcagcaccaccagtcagtgctagcAGTCAatgccagctgtctcagccacaagtcacagtgcccgcagtctcagccagtagtctcagccaccagtcagtgccagtcgtatcagctatcagtcagtgccaccagtcacagtgccagcagtctcagtaccatcagtcagtgccagtcgtctcagccatcagtcagtgccagcagtcagtgccagctgtctcagccattagtcagtgccaccagccaccagtcacagtgccagcagtctcagcaccaccagtttgtGCCAGCCATCTCTGCAATTAGCCGCAGTCAACAATCTCAGCCACAgccgcagtctcagcaccaccagtcagtgtcagccatcctagccaccagtcacagtgcctgcagtctcagccaccagtcagtgccagccatctcagccatcagtcagtgccagccatctcggcGGCACCACCAGtcggtgccagccatctcagcagtcagtgccatcagtcagccatcagtcagtgccagccgtctcagccaccggTCAGTGCCAGTCGTCTCGGTGCCAGCCATCCAGGCCACCAGTCGGTGCCAgttgtctcagccaccagtcagtgccagccgtatcagcagtcagtgccagctgtctcagccatcagtcagtgccaccagccacagccaccagtcacagtgccagcagtctcagcaccaccagtctgtGCCAGCCAtcctagccaccagtcacagtgcctgcagtctcagccaccagtcggtgccagtcgtctcagccaccagtcggtgccagtcgtctcagccaccagtcggtgccagtcgtctcagccaccagtcggtGCAAGCCGTCTCAgctaccagtcagtgccagccgtctcagccaccagtcggtgcaagccgtctcagccaccagtcagtgccagccgtctcagccaccagtcagtgccagccgtttaCGCCATCAGtcggtgccagccgtctcagccaccagttggtgccagtcgtctcagccaccagttggtgccagtcgtctcagccaccagttggtgccagtcgtctcagccatcagtaagagccaccagtcacagtgccagcagtctcagcaccattaGTCAGTGACAGCCGTCTCAGCAATTAGCCGCAGTCAACAGTCACAgccgcagtctcagcaccaccagtcagtgccagcagtcagtgccagtcgtctcagccatcagtgagtgccaccagccaccagtcacagtgccagcagtctcagcaccaccagccaATGACAGCCGCCTCAGCAATTAGCCGCAGTCAACAGTCACAgccgcagtctcagcaccaccagtcagtgccagcagtcagtgccagtcgtctcagccaccagtcagtgcaagCCGTTTTTTCGCCATCAGtcggtgccagccatctcagccatcagtcagtgccagtcgtctcagccataagtaagtgccaccagtcacagtgccagctgtctcagcaccatcagtcagtgccagtcgtctcagccatcagtcagtgccaccagtcacagtgccagcagtctcagcaccaccagtcagtgacagccatCTCAGCAATAAGCCGCAGTCAATAGTCACAGCCGCAgtatcagcaccaccagtcagtgccagccgtctcagtcacagtgcccacagtctcagccaccagtcggtGCCAGCCGTCtcaaccatcagtcagtgccagccatcttagCCACCAGAAACCTAATGTTTCtgtactactgttctagcgcccattattataacgggcttaatgtcttgtAAACTGATAAATACTGATAAACGTGCTTCACTGTGCATGTGCAATTCATGtgcaatattcttttttttatcaaatataatttttattaaaataaagtTTTCTGAAAGAATAACATTTGAAGAAAGTACAATATTTTTGAAAATACAGCATTTGCAAAGAGTACAGTTCTTCTGAAAATACAGCATTTAGAGAGAGTACAATTCTCCATGATATCAATCATGTACTCCATGTAGAAGTGCTATTGTCACAATATTTGTAaatgaaaatacagaaaaaactgaaaaatagagCGACATAATAAATTTCTAGTacaaataacccccccccccccctcccccgaacCCTACGGAGAGACCACCACACCACCCCCCTCATGGCTAACAAGAGACTGAATGTTATGATATGATAGGCCTTTCGAAAGGATAATTCCGCATAAGAGTGCCTATATCGGAAAATGCCATGTGCTATGTCAGCTGCCCCGACAGGGACAATTGCCCCCTCAGACAATCCCTCATTAGAGCCACAGATGCCATACCGGGAACTGCAAACCAACCCTGCCATATTGACATGAATTTACCTGGGCATCTCCTCTTCATGTACACCCCTCTTTCAAATCGTAAAACTGTATTTAATCTATTTATATATTCCTGCCTGGTGGGAGGCTTCTCCTGTATCCAGTGTTTGGCAATTAAGACTCTAGCCTGGAAGAGCATTCTTTGGATACACAGATATTTCTTATCATCCACTCCCCGGGAGTCTAAAGTGCCCAGTACACAGAGTTTGGGATCTCTAGGTATCTGTATTTGAGATGCCCTTGTTATGATCTTTATCACCTCCTCCCAAAACTCCCCCAATTTCATGCAATCCCAGAACATGTGTATTAATGATGCCTCTGTTCCTCCACAGCGGGGGTAGGTTGAGTCTAAGCGCCATCATATCTTAAATAGGAAttttggggttctatatactctgTGAATCAGATATAACTGAGACAATCTTTGGGATTCACTAAGCGTGAGACTAGGGGGTCAGGGCCAGAACATCGTCCCACTGCTCCTGGGAGATCTCACCCATGTCTTGCTCCCACTTTCTCCTAACAGACAGGTGTCCGATGTAGTACATTTCTGAAATAGATGTTTATATAGCAGTGATATCAGACCCTTAGCGGTGCTACCGCCTAATAACTGTTTCACAATAGAGGGGGAGGCGGACAGTTGCAAACCCTCCTTACATTGCTCCCGAAAAGCATGTCTAAACTGCAGATATTGGAAGAACGTGGTTCTAGGTAGTCCAAATTCCTCCTGTAGCTActtgatataaaaataaaatacctttGTCTTCCCAAGGGGAAAAGCCCTCAAATCTAAACATTTCTGGTAGTTGAGGGTTACGCCATAACGGTGTGTAATAGTTAAACCCTACCAGGCCTATAAATTCTTTAAATTTCAACCAGACCTTCGTTATTAATGTAATTGTAGGGCAGTTCCCAGCGTAAGACTGCGGTCTTCCCAGGTCCGCTAATGTAATAGGTGTTTTCTGTTTCATGACTACAGAGGCAATTCTGGCAGAGGGGTCTGGCTGTATATGTTATCCCCATCCTCTAAGGTGTTGTAACTGTCCAGCCATGAAGTATAGCCATGGATTGGGGATTGAAAGGCCACCTTCCTCTTTGCCTTTCTGAAGCGTTTCCATTCGGATTCTAGGTTGTTGTTTCTTCCAGATCAAGGAGCGAAAGATACTTAGTATTTTGTAAAATATACGCTGGGGGATCCATATAGGGGAATTATGTATCACATAGAGCAATTGGGGCATCAATGATATTTTTTTAGTTGCTACGGCTAATGACAGAGAGAGGCAGTTTGCACCATGTATTAGTTTTCTCAACAAATTTAGAAATCAGGGGGTCTACATTCCTTTTCACATATTCTGATGGCCTTGCTGTTATCATAAGtcctaaatatttaaaactactGGTCATCTGTAATTGGGTATTGGTAAGATTGAACTGTGGCGAGGGAGGATCAAGTGGGAGAATCAGAGATTTGTCCCAATTTatcgttaaagggattctgtcatgagatttgaggcctataacctaatcatatggccaggtccctactaataccctgaatccgaaactgaccttattaaatgtgcctgtggctctattagcatataaaacaggtttttataacctgtcactcacgtaccaaatgtgtccaaggagacgtctcatcatgcagggtgcccggctgcagccgccctccctttcaatagagccgcctacctcacctcatcgccgcctccctcacctcagcgccgcctccgaaatcgtccgctctcctcagccagatcccgcgcgtgcgcactaggtataactaGAAATAGATCAAAAGGGAGCCTCTGTAGAAAAGCAGCCTGTGCGCTCCGAACCTCCGAACAGCTTTGCGCCCGGCTGTAagaggttggatggctgcaataGGGCGGTCAAGGCAGGTTTGAGAGAAGTGcgctggccggcgcatgcgcacttcgctcaacgaggccgctgccaggagtccgcacatgCGCATCAGGTTATAACTAGTGCGCACGCgtgggatctggctgaggagagcggacgatttcggaggcggcgctgaggtgtgGGAGTATAatgccattcaccctaatagatctctactagggtgaataggacaagtgaTCCAAATACCTCAGGTTCTGGCTCCCTAAGGGGGTTAGAAGTTATtactgaaaaaggaaaaaaatatattaaaagttcaagtgcccccccttcccccccaattttacgtataaacaataaaaattttaatataattattttcattaaaaaaacatatgtatcgcagttagcgcccagcccaccgcaccgcagtcactgattcgctgattagcgtatcgctaatcagcatttgtacttttatagtatctgtaagtgatcagaactgatcacagtcagatctataatagtattagtgtcaccttagctctacctccacccaaaacgcagtgtttgcccgatcaggcctgatcggtcgcccacacgtgcgttcacccacgcccgccccgccgcagtgacaaaatatctagattttttttatcactgcacaatcactttacaagcgctgcggcgataaaaaataaatctgttttgatattttttatcaatcgcagaggCTTCCAGTACTtccctagcctcccatttgtaagacaggcttgctttttttcttgggtagtctcagggaataccccctaaatttagttgaccaaatggcaaggaaggggtattcttctgaagaggcctacaggattctgacccagtcggatgaggaatgggaaccctcatctgacgaatccagtgggtcagaatacgaacctgtagaaagcagtggcagtctgacccaaagttcggacgaggaggttgaggtccctgataccaccaggcgtacctagccccgtgttgctagaccacaggttgtgcaggattcgcttcaagggcagcagagtggggctggcgctgttggattacgtggtgaggcatgcaccagcagcgcagccctccctggacctagtaccagcactgccgtacaacatggtgaagtggcgagcaccagaagagcagttaaagctggtacggtggcacgtgcagtagtttccccgtcgcagccaccggacagacaggcccgtagagcccctagagtccctgaggtgctggcaaaccctgattggcagccccaaacttcagccgcaccagtagttccccctttcaccgcccagtctggagttcgggttgagacagctcagatcggatcggcactggggttttttgagctgttcttgactgcggagctcttggacgggtttccaccggaaagactgggcataaaagcttcccgggttggcggctataaattgagtggcataccgatttgtttctgccacgactaagggtccattcacacgtccgttgtttctttcctgatctgttccgttttttgcggaacagatctggaccagatctgtacccattcattttcaatgggtcctgaaaaaaaatctgacattgagatgtccgatttttttcaggacccattgaaaaagaatgggtacagatctggtccagatctgttccgcaaaaaatggaacagatcaggaaagaaacaacggacgtgtgaatggacccttagtcgtggcagaaacaaatcggtatgccactcaatttatagccgccaacccgggaagcttttatgcccagtctttccggtggaaacccgtccaagtttccgaatttaaaattttctggtccttctcctcaacatgggcctgacaaaaaagcatgaattgcggtcatattggtccacgaacccaattcatcacatgcccatgttctctgctgccatgtccaggacacgatttgagaccatcctgcgtttcctgcactttagtgacaacagcagctctcgtcccagaggccacccagcttttgaccagctccacaaaattcggcccctcatagaccactttaacaccaaatttgcagatttgtatacccctgagcaaaacatctgcatagacgagtcccttatacattttaccgggcgccttggcttcaaacgatacatcccaagcaagcaagcccggtatggggtcaaattgtataagctctgtgaaagggccacaggctatacacacaaatttcgagtctatgagggtaaagatcagaccctggagccggtcggttgccctgactacctgggaagcagtgggaagacagtctgggacttggtgtcacccttatttggaaaggggtaccatctttatgtggacaatttttacacaagtgtgcccctcttcaggcatttgtttttaaaacagattggctgctgtggcaccgtgcaacctagtcgccggggcttcccccaacggctcgttaccacccgtcttgcaaggggggagagggctgccttgtgtaacgaagaactgctcgtggtgaaatggagagacaagcgtgacgtttacatgctctcctccattcacgcagacacgacaatcgaaattgaatgagcaactggagtcattgaaaagcccctctgtgtccacaactataattcgctcatgggaggggtggacttcaatgaccagatgttggctccttatttactttcccgcaggaccagacgctggtataagaaggtgtctgtatatttaattcaattggcgatgtacaatagttttgttctctacagtaaggctgggagaacaagatccttcctcaaatttcaggaagagatcatcgagaacctcctgtatccaggaggttccgtggccccaaccaccagtgtagtgagccgtctacacgagcgacacttccccagtgtcgtttctggtaccttaaaccaaccgccaccccgaaaaaaatgtgtctgtagcaggagtggaataaggcatgacacccgctatttctgttctgactgccctgaccaccctgccctatgcttaggggagtgtttccggaagtaccacacacaggtacacttagcatagggattgcgttacacaggacaggcacacagggctattagggccctttcactcacagctgctgcaaacctctcctttcacctgggacaaagtgcataatgtacttcgccacatctctgggcgatttgcgatttgcacattgtcccatggggaaggagaggtttgtcctataaaaggtaaaaaaaacaaaaacaaaaatcacaggtaagcaaaaaagttaatgttctaaaagttcaaaaaagtttttaaaagttaatgttctgctcaaatgttatataaagttaatgttaataaatttattgcgttgcggcctgtttttttttaccttctaggtggaccaaccgatgaacgagctgcagcactgatgtgcattctgacagaagcattgcgctgctgtcagattacacaaaagtcggtgtatgcggcgctgcaagacgagatttctcctctgcagtaaaaaagatatgtttgccgaggcatatgagctgaggggcggtgttcaacactttgtgtatatataaaagaaaaaaaaaaaagaaaaaaatcccggcaatgatttattcatccacatcgattgatgtgaatggagaaatcgggtttgccagggcatatgggctgagtgggtttggatgttgggcggagctcctatgtcctggcagacgcctttcccctccttttttttttggcagagattttttcatccacattgatcgatgcgaatgaagaaatctgtgccgttcattttttctttcagcccagaggctgaacgggaaaaaaataatctcattacctgtatgctcaatataaggagaatagcagaaactcctaatgctggccatacatgtaatgattgtggagaccctcaaatgccagggcagtacaaacaccccacaaatgaccccattttggaaagaagacaccccaaggtattcgctgaggggcatattgagtccatgaaagattaaactttttgtcccaagttagcggaaagggagactttttgaggaaaaaaaaataaataaaaacaatttccgctaacttgtgccaaaaaaaaacaaacgatgaactcgccatgcccctcatggaataccttggggtgtcttctttccaaaatggggtcacatgtggggtatttatactgccctggcattttaggggccctaaagcgtgagaagaaatctggaatccaaatgtctaaaaatggcctcctaaaaggaatttgggcccctttgctgcaaataagtgtcacacatgtggtatcgccgtatttaagagaagttgggcaatgtgttttggggtgtctttttacatatacccatgctgggtgagagaaatatctcaactttgtataaaaaaaatgggaaaagttgtcttttagagagatatttctctcacccagcatgggtatatgtaaaaagacaccccaaaacacattgccctacttctcctgagtacagcgataccacatgtgtgacacttttttgcagcctaggttggcaaaggggcccaaattctaaagagcacctttaggatttcacagggcattttttaggcatgtggatttcaaactacttctcacgcagtagggcccctaaaatgccagggcagtataaataccccataaatgaccccattttggaaagaagacaccccaaggtattttattttttgtcacaagttagtggaatatgagactttgtaagaaaaaaaataaaaaataaaatcatcattttccgctaacttgtgacaaaaaataaaaacttcgatgaactcactatgcccattagcgaataccttagggtgtctactttccgaaattgggtcatttgtggggtgtttttactgtttggccattgtagaacctcaggaaacatgacaggtgctcagaaagtaagagctgcttcaaaatgcggaaattcacatttttgtaccatagtttgtaaacgctataacttttgcgcaaaccaataaatatacacttattgcatttttttatcaaagacatgtagaacaataaatttggagaaaaattaatatagaaatgtagttttatttgaaaaaatttacaactgaaagtgaaaaatgtcatttctttgcaaaaatttcagtcaatttcaattaataacaaaaaaagtaaaaatgtcagcagcaatgaaataccaccaaatgaaagctctattagtcagaagaaaaggaggtaaaattcatttgggtggtaagttgtatgaccgagcaataaaccgtaaaagtagtgtagtgcagaattgtaaaaagtggtctggtcattaagggtgtttaagctaggggagctgaggtggttaatgcttgtattggactgtcacaaatataaaaaacacacacacacacacacacacacacaccggggTCAAAGCAAATTGTGATTTATTAAAAGGCAGTACAGCAGTGTATAAAGTCATCAGAGGGGCACTCCCCCTGAGGCATGTGACATTGTTACATTGGCTAAAatatgaaaagagataacactaaGCATCTGCCCATTGTGCACAGTTTTAttaactgtggtatgtgaactatgtaaatatctagctgtaagcgccatcttgtaatggagtttTCACTAACAACAAAAAAGCATAAATGACGTAGCAAGGCGTGTTCTCTTCGGTAGGATGAAACCTTtgtgctctggagaagataaggtgttgtATGAGAGCTAGTGTCtgtgggagctttcttagctgaatCAAAGAATGTAGTCCATATCTCTATCACTAGTGTTCAGTGAATAGAACCATCCGAGGTTGAATTCAGTCTGAATTTTGGGAAAAATTGGATTTTaaatgaagccaaatttccttgagcTTCACGGTTACGAATCATTTTtcctaatccacttgctcgcgcaggactaaaaaagtcctgtcgaaggacctgcgctcaatgtgatgatgtcaccaagcTCTCCCAGCATAATCACGTGGTGAAGTCATCATGCTAAGTGCAGATCCTTCAGCAGGTCTTTTTCAATCCAGAGAGGAGCGGATAGACCCTGTGTGAGCAAATGAATGAggtgagtgaattttttttttaacccaaaaggccatattgcactagcATATTACCGTTTTTAATGGCTCTTAGATGGGTGCACTTCGATCTAAGGGGCCATTAAAAATGGTCTcattgattgataggctgaatggggttttagcatagtgatttgtgacaagttatttcggaACGAATGAAATTTCTTGTTCAAATTTGACCAAGATGAAGaataaaatttttccaaatttcgctcatctctatttatcacATTCTGAACATTAAAATCACTTCTTtccagtgtgaattctctcatgtttaacaagatttgatttctgtatgaaagatttcccacattataaacaagaaaatggcttttactctctgtgaattctctgatgtgaaaCTAGATTTGATTGatcagtaaaacatttcccacattctaaacaggaAAATGGCTtcgcccctgtgtgaattctctgatgtatagtaAGACGTGATTTTTGTggaaaagatttcccacattctaaacaagtaaatggcttctcccctgtgtgaattctctgatgtgcaacTAGATTTGATTGatcagtaaaacatttcccacattctaaacaggaAAATGGCTtcgcccctgtgtgaattctctgatggatAAGAAGAAGTGATTTATgttgaaaacatttcccacattctgaacatgaaaatggcttctcccctgtgtgagttctctgatgtataacaagaattGATTTacgagtaaaacatttcccacattctaaacaagaaaatggcttctccccagtgTGAATTCTCAGATGTTTTACAAGAGTTGATTTACGagtaaaatatttcccacattctaaacaagaaaatggcttctcccctgtgtgacttatctgatgtttaacaagagtaGATTTatcagtaaaacatttcccacattctaaacaagaaaatggcttcacccctgtgtgaattctctgatgattAAGTAGATGTGATTTatcagtaaaacatttcccacattctaaacaggaAAATGGCTttgcccctgtgtgaattctctgatggatAAGAAGAAGTGATTTACGCTGAAAACATTtcgcacattctgaacatgaaaatggcttctcccctgtgtgaattctctgatgtctaacaagatgtgatttacggttaaaaataaaatcacattctgaacatgaaaatggcttctcccctgtgtgagttctctcatgACTAATGAGATCTGATTTAGATATacaagatttcccacattctgaacatgaaaatggcttctcccctgtgtgagttctctcatgtCTAGTAAGTTCCCATTTAGATTTacaacatttaccacattctgaacatgaaaatggcttctcccctgtgtgaattctctgatgtctaacaagatgtgatttagatttataacatttcccacattctgagcatgaaagagCATTCTCCATTGTATGACTTCTTTGATGATGAACACTTCTTCTGTGGCTTTTATTTTGCTTaacagtctgtgatgaatcagatGATTGAAATCCATCCAAAGGATCAGATGATAGATCTTTGCTGTGAAAGGCTGAGGATACATACACAAGAATAAATCTgagtttaaaattttttaaataatagaaccttaaaattatatatattttctaacaGTTCTATATAAAGAAAATCCATGCAAATTACAAGTCATTGAGCAAAATTCAAATATCaactatgggaaaacataacaaTCTGACAGTAGACCAGTAGATGATGTTAGGTCACCAGGCTGTTCACTTGTATTTTCCACTCTTGTGCTGAAGCCAGCATTCACAAGGGATCTGTCAGTCAGTGCTATAAGCTGGTGTCCGTCTCACACACTGACCGCTAACTGCACTTAAGCACAAAACACACCAGAAATTGAAGATGGAAGTCCACCTTCTATCTACCTCACAGATATAGTAAATATAATATTGCTCATATGCCACATACATATAAATAATACCggcatgtactgtacatataatgcTCTGTTCATATCACATTTATGGGC
The sequence above is a segment of the Bufo bufo chromosome 4, aBufBuf1.1, whole genome shotgun sequence genome. Coding sequences within it:
- the LOC120999548 gene encoding gastrula zinc finger protein XlCGF17.1-like, with translation MENALSCSECGKCYKSKSHLVRHQRIHTGEKPFSCSECGKCCKSKWELTRHERTHTGEKPFSCSECGKSCISKSDLISHERTHTGEKPFSCSECDFIFNRKSHLVRHQRIHTGEKPFSCSECAKCFQRKSLLLIHQRIHTGAKPFSCLECGKCFTDKSHLLNHQRIHTGVKPFSCLECGKCFTDKSTLVKHQISHTGEKPFSCLECGKYFTRKSTLVKHLRIHTGEKPFSCLECGKCFTRKSILVIHQRTHTGEKPFSCSECGKCFQHKSLLLIHQRIHTGAKPFSCLECGKCFTDQSNLVAHQRIHTGEKPFTCLECGKSFPQKSRLTIHQRIHTGAKPFSCLECGKCFTDQSNLVSHQRIHRE